In the genome of Cryptomeria japonica chromosome 8, Sugi_1.0, whole genome shotgun sequence, one region contains:
- the LOC131857320 gene encoding uncharacterized protein LOC131857320 — protein MELIDCKMLKVISALSGMVNLETLSIDNYGDKVQFEIIETADQPSMPAISFEHMERLQTLQLLVECNISAIEICIQTIKKWPSASMILGRTERGVESVMKSSAFPGLTLVDSGVVESGHLTLKCGQRHRSNSAAMVCFHINCTNSVYLSTQNFDPSIDMVVGEGKWVWLGVFTQPSLTTEEYTLEGSECDSGRGMVVMGEQQRVVEAFKKLLLFFG, from the exons ATGGAGTTGATCGACTGTAAAATGCTGAAGGTCATAAGTGCTTTGTCAGGCATGGTAAACCTTGAGACACTGAGTATAGACAACTACGGGGACAAGGTACAATTTGAAATCATAGAAACTGCTGACCAACCATCCATGCCAGCCATAAGTTTTGAGCATATGGAGAGACTGCAGACGCTACAGCTCTTAGTAGAATGCAACATCTCAGCAATTGAAATTTGCATTCAGACTATAAAG AAATGGCCATCGGCAAGTATGATATTGGGAAGAACAGAGCGTGGTGTGGAATCAGTTATGAAGTCTTCTGCCTTTCCTGGTCTCACTTTGGTTGATTCAGGCGTGGTCGAGAGTGGTCACTTGACGTTAAAATGCGGGCAGAGGCATCGTTCCAACTCGGCAGCGATGGTGTGTTTTCATATAAATTGCACTAATAGTGTATATTTGTCCACCCAAAACTTCGACCCCAGCATTGATATGGTCGTGGGAGAGGGGAAATGGGTATGGTTAGGTGTTTTCACACAACCTTCCCTTACGACAGAGGAGTACACACTAGAGGGATCTGAATGTGATTCAGGGAGGGGAATGGTAGTGATGGGCGAGCAACAGAGAGTTGTGGAGGCTTTTAAAAAATTACTGTTATTTTTTGGCTGA